GCCGTTTTgaataattggcataatttcggtacaaaaatggtaatttcaaactccaaatatgtgcagagagccggaatttggctcgaaTATATGGGCCAggagttgaatttgggatatcaagggttattttgaaaactgcaggagggtttgggcaaaatgtgaccctgcccctttttcagtaattggcataatttcggtatgaaaagtggtaatttcaaactgcaaatatgtgcagaaagccagaatttggctcgaaaatatggcccaggagtcgtatttgggatatttagcgtCACTATTACTGTTGTAGAGACCACCCGCGTCACTATTACTGTTGTAGAGACCACCCGCGTCACTATTACTGTTGTAGAGACCACCCGCGTCACTATTACTGTTGTAGAGACCAGCAGCGTCACTGTTACTGTTGTAGAGACCACCCGTGTCACTATTACTGTTGTAGAGACCAGCAGCGTCACTATTACTGTTGTAGAGACCAGCAGCGTCACTATTACTGTTGTAGAGACCAGCAGCGTCACTATTACTGTTGTAGAGACCAGCAGCGTCACTATTACTGTTGTAGAGACCAGCAGCGTCACTATTACTGTTGTAGAGACCAGCAGCGTCACTATTACTGTTGTAGAGACCAGCAGCGTCACTATTACTGTTGTAGAGACCAGCAGCGTCACTATTACTGTTGTAGAGGCCAGCAGCGTCACTATTACTGTTGTAGAGACCAGCAGCGTCACTGTTACTGTTGTAGAGACCAGCAGCGTCACTGTTACTGTTGTAGAGACCAGCAGCGTCACTGTTACTGTTGTAGAGACCAGCAGCGTCACTGTTACTGTTGTAGAGACCAGCAGCGTCACTGTTACTGTTGTAGAGACCAGCAGCGTCACTGTTACTGTTGTAGAGACCAGCAGCGTCACTGTTACTGTTGTAGAGACCAGCAGCGTCACTGTTACTGTTGTAGAGACCAGCAGCGTCACTGTTACTGTTGTAGAGACCAGCAGCGTCACTGTTACTGTTGTAGAGACCAGCAGCGTCACTGTTACTGTTGTAGAGACCAGCAGCGTCACTGTTACTGTTGTAGAGACCAGCAGCGTCACTGTTACTGTTGTAGAGACCAGCAGCGTCACTGTTACTGTTGTAGAGACCAGCAGCGTCACTGTTACTGTTGTAGAGACCAGCAGCGTCACTGTTACTGTTGTAGAGACCAGCAGCGTCACTGTTACTGTTGTAGAGACCAGCAGCGTCACTGTTACTGTTGTAGAGACCAGCAGCGTCACTGTTACTGTTGTAGAGACCAGCAGCGTCACTGTTACTGTTGTAGAGACCAGCAGCGTCACTGTTACTGTTGTAGAGACCAGCAGCGTCACTGTTACTGTTGTAGAGACCAGCAGCGTCACTGTTACTGTTGTAGAGACCAGCAGCGTCACTGTTACTGTTGTAGAGACCAGCAGCGTCACTGTTACTGTTGTAGAGACCAGCAGCGTCACTGTTACTGTTGTAGAGACCAGCAGCGTCACTGTTACTGTTGTAGAGACCAGCAGCGTCACTGTTACTGTTGTAGAGACCAGCAGCGTCACTGTTACTGTTGTAGAGACCAGCAGCGTCACTGTTACTGTTGTAGAGACCAGCAGCGTCACTGTTACTGTTGTAGAGACCAGCAGCGTCACTGTTACTGTTGTAGAGACCAGCAGCGTCACTGTTACTGTTGTAGAGACCAGCAGCGTCACTGTTACTGTTGTAGAGACCAGCAGCGTCACTGTTACTGTTGTAGAGACCAGCAGCGTCACTGTTACTGTTGTAGAGACCAGCAGCGTCACTGTTACTGTTGTAGAGACCAGCAGCGTCACTGTTACTGTTGTAGAGACCAGCAGCGTCACTGTTACTGTTGTAGAGACCAGCAGCGTCACTGTTACTGTTGTAGAGACCAGCAGCGTCACTGTTACTGTTGTAGAGACCAGCAGCGTCACTGTTACTGTTGTAGAGACCAGCAGCGTCACTGTTACTGTTGTAGAGACCAGCAGCGTCACTGTTACTGTTGTAGAGACCAGCAGCGTCACTGTTACTGTTGTAGAGACCAGCAGCGTCACTGTTACTGTTGTAGAGACCAGCAGCGTCACTGTTACTGTTGTAGAGACCAGCAGCGTCACTGTTACTGTTGTAGAGACCAGCAGCGTCACTGTTACTGTTGTAGAGACCAGCAGCGTCACTGTTACTGTTGTAGAGACCAGCAGCGTCACTGTTACTGTTGTAGAGACCAGCAGCGTCACTGTTACTGTTGTAGAGACCAGCAGCGTCACTGTTACTGTTGTAGAGACCAGCAGCGTCACTGTTACTGTTGTAGAGACCAGCAGCGTCACTGTTACTGTTGTAGAGACCAGCAGCGTCACTGTTACTGTTGTAGAGACCAGCAGCGTCACTGTTACTGTTGTAGAGACCAGCAGCGTCACTGTTACTGTTGTAGAGACCAGCAGCGTCACTGTTACTGTTGTAGAGACCAGCAGCGTCACTGTTACTGTTGTAGAGACCAGCAGCGTCACTGTTACTGTTGTAGAGACCAGCAGCGTCACTGTTACTGTTGTAGAGACCAGCAGCGTCACTGTTACTGTTGTAGAGACCAGCAGCGTCACTGTTACTGTTGTAGAGACCAGCAGCGTCACTGTTACTGTTGTAGGGACCAGCAGCGTCACTGTTTCTGTTGTAGAGACCACCGGCGTCACTGTTGTAGAGACCACCGGCGTCACTGTTGTAGGGACCACCGGCGTCACTGTTGTAGGGACCACCGGCGTCACTGTTGTAGAGACCACCGGCGTCACTGTTGTAGGGACCACCGGCGTCACTGTTGTAGGGACCACCGGCGTCACTGTTGTAGGGACCACCGGCGTCACTGTTGTAGGGACCACCGGCGTCACTGTTGTAGGGACCACCGGCGTCACTGTTGTAGGGACCACCGGCGTCACTGTTGTAGGGACCACCGGCGTCACTGTTGTAGGGACCACCGGCGTCACTGTTGTAGGGACGACCGGCGTCACTGTTGTAGGGACGACCGGCGTCACTGTTGTAGGGACGACCGGCGTCACTGTTGTAGGGACGACCGGCGTCACTGTTGTAGGGACGACCGGCGTCACTGTTGTAGGGACGACCGGCGTCACTGTTGTAGGGACGACCGGCGTCACTGTTGTAGGGACGACCGGCGTCACTGTTGTAGGGACGACCGGCGTCACTGTTGTAGGGACGACCGGCGTCACTGTTGTAGGGACGACCGGCGTCACTGTTGTAGGGACGACCGGCGTCACTGTTGTAGGGGCCACCGGCGTCACTGTTGTAGGGGCCACCGGCGTCACTGTTGTAGGGGCCACCGGCGTCACTGTTGTAGGGGCCACCGGCGTCACTGTTactgttgtactcacttagttgtactcacctagttgtgcttgctggagttgagctctggctctttattcccgcctctcaactgccagtcaactggtgtacagattcctgagcctactgggctctatcatatctacatttaaaactgtgtatggagtcagcctccaccacatcactgcctaatgcagtccatctgttaactactctgacactgaaaaagttccttctaatgtctctgtggcttatttgggtactcagtttccacctgtgtccccttgtgcgtgttccggcagtgttaaagagtttgtctttgtctacccctgtcaattcccctgagaattttgtaggtggttatcatgtctccccttagtcttctgtcttccagggacgcgaGTTTaagctggacggtaaagcgacggtctcgcttcatgcaggtcggcgttcaatccccgaccgtccaagtggttaggcaccattccttccccccccccctccccgtcccattcCCATTCCTTATCCAGATCCCTTcctagtgctgtatagtcgtaatggcttggcgctttctcctgatagtcccCTATAgtactttagcctttcctcgtagctcatgcctctaggTTCTGGGATgatcctggtggcataccgctgaatcttctctaactttgtcttttgtttaactaggtatgatcTCCAAGctagagctgcatattccaggattggtctgacataagtggtatacagggtcctgaacgattcctaccTTAAGTTTCTTAAGGCAATTCTcatgttgaccagtctagcatttGCTGctcatgatatccttttgatttgggcctctggggacaggtttgttgtgatatcaacccccagatctctctctctctctctctctatttaactcttgcaggatttcacctcccagatggtaaattgtgttcagccttctgctccctttgtctaatttcattactttgcacttttcTTAGTTGTACTTTTTAccttaatttcggtataaaagtcgtaatttcaaactgaaaatatatgtagagagtcaaaatttggctcgaaaatatggcccaggagtcgtatatgggatattttgaaaactgcagggggggtttgtgcaaaatgtgaccctgcgccgttttcagtaattggcataatttcggtgtaaaaagtcataatttcaaactgcaaatatgtgcagagagccagaatttggctcgaaaatatgacacaGGAgtcgtatttgggatatttgggatattttgataactgcatggggggtttgggcaatatgtgaccctgcgccgttttcagtaattggcataatttcggtataaaaattcgtaatttcaaactgcatatttaggcagagagccaaaattttgcaCGAAGATATGGCCCAGGTgtcgtatttgggatattttgaaaactgcgagggggaggggtttgggcaaaatgtgatcaagcgccgtgttcagtaataggcataatttcggtataaaaagtcgtaatttcaaactgcaaatatgtgcagagaaccagaatttggctcgaaaatgtgACTCAGGAgtcgtatttgggatatttaggatatttcgaaaactgcagggggatttgggcaaaatgtgacccagtgccctttttagtaattggcataatttcggtatgaaaagtcgtaatttcaaactgcaaattagtgcagagagcgagaatttgactccaaaatatgtctcaggattCGAATTTgtaatatttgggatgttttgaaaactacaggtggcgtttgggcaaaatggaccatcgcaattttcagtaattggcatattttcggtagaaaaagtcgtaatttcaatgtaGGAGTTTCTACAATAGTGGAGGTTAGGTAGGCCGGCCCCCAGGGATAATATTCCCAGCAATGAATACTTGTTTTTTAAGTAAAAGACTGTCGTCAAAGTATACTCACCAACTCCACTTCAACAGGATGAAAGAATACCCCTAAACTTTatccttatttattaaaccctgtaATAAGGCCCCatatacaaaaatacaataaatacTTTACCACTCTACGTTAAATCCTTGCACCCACGTAGGCATGGTGTAAGACTTACAATCTTTAACTAGGGTAAAGACTACTTTTCCTGAAGGGACACTTGTAAACACTTTAAAGTAGCACTTGTAAACTTTAGCACACGTGGTGTCTGTAGAAACACTTGAGTGACACTTAGGGTTCCAAAACACTGACTTAGAGAACACAAATAAATACACTTAACACCTAGCTAATGGCACGGTAATACTATAAACAGGTACTTAACTTGGAcacaggaaagagagagagagagaagaggggaggaGAACAGAGCCCACAGGGTAGTGTGTTATCACCACAGCAGCCAGCTAGAGAAGGACAATGGAGAAACTCCCTCAGCCTTCCATGACTGCTGCCGGACGGGTACTCAACTGATCGTATGGCAGCAAACATCACAAGCTTTCCCAGACATTCGTTACTAGGTAATTTAACAGATCTCAGAATATCTAACAATTagctttatattatatttaataatcaaaCACAGAGTCTGCCTGCTTTGTGAGCACCAAGAAtcttcttacgtctggcagggaagagggAAACAAAGACGCATCAGGGATATCCAAGTTCCCTAAATATAAGTGACTGTTTTTTAACTATCCTTCTTACCTAATCCAATCCTATGAATTCATGCATAAATAATTATTTAAACTCAAACTGATCTCTGGCTTCCAAATaagaacccagggtcataacatTATGGAACCCCTTCCCCTCTAGCCCACTGGCTATTCAAATCTTGTGCGGTATCCtaaacgtcatatgacgtgttgcgcagtttaTGGGTTAATTGACGATTGTTGAAAGTCCTTAAACTGTTTCATCAAAACTTTCTGACCGTCTTGAAGTTCTCTTAATCATGTCACAGGTGTTTTTCCCTCTGATCTCATCACTCTCAACCGTGACATTGCTGGTGGAGCCTGGGTTATTTAGGCCCTTGCCACTCTTATTGcagggtatcttgaggttatcttgagatgatttcggggctttagtgttcccacggcccggtcgtcgaccatgcctccacccccaggaagcagcccgtgacagctgactaacacccaggtacctattttactgctaggtaacaggggcataggatgaaagaaactttgcccattgtttctcgccggggcctgggatcgaacccaggaccacaggatcacaagtccagcgtgctgtccgctcggccgaccggctccttacgGGTACGCAATGAAAATTAAAAAGATATTTGCCTTTGATGTGTTTAGTGTTGAACACTTCGATTATTTAATCAGAGATGTTTTCACATATGCCGAAGTATTTCTTAAGGCACAGAAGGCTTGGTGTAAGGAAAGCCTTGGAGGCAGGTGCTGGAAGTATGAAAAGCCTTGCAGGCAGGTGCTGGGGGTAAGGAAAGACTTGGGTGGCTTGTACTGGAGATATGGGATGGCTTGGGCATGGTGCTGCGGATAAAGTAAGGCTTAATTGGGGGCAGGTGCTGGAGGGAAAGTAAGGCTTGGGGGCAGGTGCTAGGGTTAAGGAACGGCTTGAAGGCAGGTGCTGGGGTTAAGGAACGGCTTGAAGGCAGGTGCTGGGGTTAAGGAACGGCTTGAAGGCAGGTGCTGGGGTTAAGGAACGGCTTGAAGGCAGGTGCTGGGGTTAAGGAACGGCTTGAAGGCAGGTGCTGGGGTTAAGGAACGGCTTGAAGGCAGGTGCTGGGGTTAAGGAACGGCTTGAAGGCAGGTGCTGGGGTTAAGGAACGGCTTGAAGGCAGGTGCTGGGGTTAAGGAACGGCTTGAAGGCAGGTGCTGGGGTTAAGGAACGGCTTGAAGGCAGGTGCTGGGGTTAAGGAACGGCTTGAAGGCAGGTGCTGGGGTTAAGGAACGGCTTGAAGGCAGGTGCTGGGGTTAAGGAACGGCTTGAAGGCAGGTGCTGGGGTTAAGGAACGGCTTGAAGGCAGGTGCTGGGGTTAAGGAACGGCTTGAAGGCAGGTGCTGGGGTTAAGGAACGGCTTGAAGGCAGGTGCTGGGGTTAAGGAACGGCTTGAAGGCAGGTGCTGGGGTTAAGGAACGGCTTGAAGGCAGGTGCTGGGGTTAAGGAACGGCTTGAAGGCAGGTGCTGGTGATTAGGGAGGTCTTGGGAACAGGTGCTTGGTGTAAGGGAAGGCTTTGCACTAGGTGCTTGGTGTAAGGGAAGGCTTTGCACTAGGTGCTTGGTGTAAGGGAAGGCTTTGCACTAGGTGCTTGGTGTAAGGGAAGGCTTTGCACTAGGTGCTTGGTGTAAGGGAAGGCTTTGCACTAGGTGCTTGTGATTAGGGAGGTCTTGGGTACGGTGCCCCCTCCATTGTGTTTCCTTGTCatagtgaggggctcacgtacacctctctGACCGGTGAGGGTTGCCTTCGCCCCCTTATCTGCCCCTCTTTGGGAGTTGTATGTGCGAATAAATACAAACGTAGTGTTCTTGTGAGTCCTTGGAGGGATCATCAGTGAGGGGCTGCCCTACGTGGATGGCTGAGTATCCAGGCTAGGGTGAAAGGGAAAATGAGGAGCACCAGTGTAGGAGAATGGACGAAGCAGTAGGACTACCCTGTTAAAAAGGGAGAGCACCGGTGGGGACGACGCACTCTTTCGTGCACTGGCTCgtcctcggcctccctggctaccCTGTAtcaggaggggggtggaggggggttggGAGAGGTTTCTTTATCTACAATGGAACTTGATTATTCGAATTAACTTGATATTAGCTTACCGTCGAACAGAGgtcccaaccactccctgacagaACAGACAGCCAACCTCGGCAGCCACTCTCCCGCTACCCTCGGTcaaccagcaatggacactggagtgcttgcaattatTTGGGTGATCACCCTGTAAGCGTCTTGTTctgggagaggggttcagcgtcacctttATACAGGGTTACGGCTCCACTGCCTAGTTGTCATGTGTACACACTCGCTCTTGAGCCGCCATGACTCCACGCACTCTCCTTACTGTGGGATGATCTCTCAAGCCCCCTTAGTTAGTtatagtccactatcacccaagtTATATctgtgtctttctctctctttctagccaggaagcctcaccaggacaagagcaacAACCAGATAACTAAAACAACATTTAATACAATATAAcacacagtacatgtacatgaaaAAACACCTTGttgtccctccataaacaccttgttgattcggtaAATGTCTCTTACTTTTAACCACGTCCGTCTTAGTACATGGGTTGTAGTTGCTCCTTCTCGAGATTCAGCAACCTGCTTAGCcgcattgtcctgcattggggaaacccctgtttgggtctccaaaaacgctcggttaaatgccagtgttggcactggtatatatgctggttagcattgtaaatgtgtggccacgtctgtggtagaaaaaaagtgttggcactgttctcctcccacaccatgttgcaactgatgTTAGAgacctaaaagactgccacgaggatattaaacatatcctcgaagcccaaggccatcctgTCCTTCAGGTGGACACGTTCACTCGACCTCCTCGTGGTCGTCGCTATCAGCTCCTTCAAGTTGTGCAAATCACCGTTGAAAGTAGAACCCTTCCGCCTTCCATAAtttttgctggtgccagatgctccgttcaggagtacattccctctcctagacttttgcaataagtgctggaagttcgggcatggtgccctcaaatgcaccagtactgtgtctCTATGCCCCATATGTGgggacgaaggtcactctaagataGAAtgctcttctccccaggctcgcttccttaattgcggtgaggcccaccctatcttctcccgtgtgtgtatatacactacaaacttgtggaagccgtcctcaaccagAATCACTGGGattgtttgtcttttcctgaagtgAGACGCCAAGTCTGCCGTCTCAACCTTTTCACTGGTgtatcttatgctcgcgtgttggatTCTACCTCTCCTTGTCTTCCCATTTTACTCAGtcacacaaccgtttccaggccttagacccggacacacccaccacctgctCTTCTCTTGTTCCTTTACCTACTGGCCCGAAGGGTTCCCCTTCCGGTTCTCCATCTGGAGTTTTCCCCCTCCCtacccagtctgccatgtctcctgtgtcttctttcccatCTCCTCCCCCGATCCATCTTCCCGACCCTACCCCCCCAGTCTCTTGGCCCTCCATGTCACCAGTCTGTCCAGGCTGTTGTCCTATCATCCTCCCAACAATCTTCATAGTTGTTCACTCCTGTTCTTCTTCCCCTGTTGAGacaattgagtctgtcgcccagtaTGTTGTTGCTGGGTCACCTGTCTCtctgagtcagaaacgtaagcctggcttctctccttcctcctccccggcgggaaaGAAGGCATTGCTTtcctcctcgccccccccccaatcctcccACCTCTAACTCTATCGCTACGTCCCCTTCCTatttcggtggtcgagccccctgtcacagctatggaggtttctttagcccccgattCCCtttcggttactgcccttgctgaggtgcgctccccttgtgtctgccaccccccccccccctcctcctgttgTTCTTgacccctctcagttgtctcctcctcctactccggaCCTCGTcctgtccgcctctggtctgtcctccctgttcccttcactccatccttactcagtttatcCATGCCCTCTAACCATgatttcgctgaccctgatccctgaTCCTGAACTTCCTTAatatactgtgttcttctttacctttgtttcttcattgttctctgttgctgtcctcacACTCTTTTtgacgatgtctattcttcagtggaatattcggggattttatgccaacttccatgaactacaACTTttgattacacagttttcaccactttatgtatgtctccaggagccgatgcttggtgcttgtcCTGCTCGCTTTCGTGGTCCTCCCGTAGCTTTTGCTGAGGCCCATGACTCTACTGCTCTCCTAATTCGTACTGATATTTCCTTCGCCTCCAACTTTTTCAATCGCCTATCCAAAGTTCTGCTGCCCatgtctttgtgagtaaatggtatacggtctgttccatttatctcccctcaaatgttccactttctcttcctgatcttaagcatctactggactccttgccagagcctgtgttcctgctaggtgatttcaactgtcgacataccctctggggtaatGTTCTAATGAACACCCGAGGTctccttctcgaaccgttcgtcctctcttcttccctgtctcgtctgaaatctggtgagcccactcatgtggactcccgAACTCGCaaactttcctgtcttgatctttctcttactGCAATGCTTGCAGGTGCAAGTGGTTATCCAACCACttgcgctggacggtagagcgacagtctcacttcatgcagatcggcgttcaatcccctaccatccaagtggttgggcactattccttctccccgtcccatcccaaaatccttatcctgaccccttccaagtactgtatagtcgtaatggcttgacgctttccgttGATAATTCCCTCTGCTCGttgtctctttacttagatttcacatgacgGGGTTCttaatgacctccataacagtgaccatggaGGCTTCCATTTCAGATGCTTAGAGCCCGCACAGTAatatccctgtctccctcccccgCCCCAAAAAAGTGaccatatccccatccttgttacctttttctcttttcaccctcctctctccttccctacgtggcagtttgccaaggctgattggaacctattcaccctccatgcaactctctccgacctctccactttgcctctccctcgtgtcctGTTTCTGTTTCATGAGTCTTCCATGCTGCCCTCCACTCAATTCCTCGCTATACTTCCCAGgacacgcggaagtgcgttcctggacgggctatggtgagcccgtaacttacctggcacaggagcggggcaagtagcacgggctatggcgagcccgtagtggacttacctggcacagggagCAGAGGACGCCGGCAGACGACtgcttcttttattttgtttcggaaggctagtgcggtggcccataggaccattCATAAAGCTAcatgtgagagttggaaatcttatgtttccaccattatgtcTCCAgatgtcccgtcagtccttcacctccgtggtactcctgTGACTGGCCCAGTGATGGTCAGGGCCgatctgggttcccacttttcgtctgttagctccGGTTCTCATCTGCCTCAATCCTTCTTACATCGTAAGcccgttcttgaatctcatcccgtagatttccgcactcatctccgACTTCCTCATAACGAAGCCTTCTCtcagaacttcagtctgccctggccctctgcagctCTACGGCAGTGAGCTCAAATGACATTAATTATGAGATGCtccgccatctccctccatctgcatctcagtatttactgaatctgaaTAACagagtctgggagtcgtcgtcagtccctgtggACTGACTCGATGctgttgtactccctattcggataCCGGGGTCTCTTGGGACATCCCCTACGGACTTCCACCatattgccctcatgagttgtgCCTGCAAACTCTTCGAACGTATGATCAATGTttgtctggtgtggttct
This DNA window, taken from Procambarus clarkii isolate CNS0578487 chromosome 76, FALCON_Pclarkii_2.0, whole genome shotgun sequence, encodes the following:
- the LOC138357152 gene encoding mucin-22-like, whose translation is MTESQNLARKYGPGVVFGIFSVTITVVETTRVTITVVETTRVTITVVETTRVTITVVETSSVTVTVVETTRVTITVVETSSVTITVVETSSVTITVVETSSVTITVVETSSVTITVVETSSVTITVVETSSVTITVVETSSVTITVVETSSVTITVVEASSVTITVVETSSVTVTVVETSSVTVTVVETSSVTVTVVETSSVTVTVVETSSVTVTVVETSSVTVTVVETSSVTVTVVETSSVTVTVVETSSVTVTVVETSSVTVTVVETSSVTVTVVETSSVTVTVVETSSVTVTVVETSSVTVTVVETSSVTVTVVETSSVTVTVVETSSVTVTVVETSSVTVTVVETSSVTVTVVETSSVTVTVVETSSVTVTVVETSSVTVTVVETSSVTVTVVETSSVTVTVVETSSVTVTVVETSSVTVTVVETSSVTVTVVETSSVTVTVVETSSVTVTVVETSSVTVTVVETSSVTVTVVETSSVTVTVVETSSVTVTVVETSSVTVTVVETSSVTVTVVETSSVTVTVVETSSVTVTVVETSSVTVTVVETSSVTVTVVETSSVTVTVVETSSVTVTVVETSSVTVTVVETSSVTVTVVETSSVTVTVVETSSVTVTVVETSSVTVTVVETSSVTVTVVETSSVTVTVVETSSVTVTVVETSSVTVTVVETSSVTVTVVETSSVTVTVVETSSVTVTVVETSSVTVTVVETSSVTVTVVETSSVTVTVVETSSVTVTVVETSSVTVTVVETSSVTVTVVETSSVTVTVVETSSVTVTVVETSSVTVTVVETSSVTVTVVETSSVTVTVVETSSVTVTVVGTSSVTVSVVETTGVTVVETTGVTVVGTTGVTVVGTTGVTVVETTGVTVVGTTGVTVVGTTGVTVVGTTGVTVVGTTGVTVVGTTGVTVVGTTGVTVVGTTGVTVVGTTGVTVFASHSLPHRYTVVETTRVTITVVETTRVTITVVETTRVTITVVETSSVTITVVETSSVTITVVETTRVTITVVETTRVTITVVETTRVTITVVETSSVTITVVETTRVTVTVVETTRVTITVVETSSVTITVVETTRVTITVVETTRVTITVVETTRVTITVVETTRVTITVVETTRVTITVVETTRVTITVVETTSVTITVVETTSVTITVVETSSVTITVVETTRVTITVVETTRVTITVVETTRVTITVVETTRVTITVVETTRVTITVVETTRVTITVVETSSVTITVVETTRVTITVVETTSVTITVVETTRVTITVVETSSVTITVRPAASLTVVETTSVTITVVETTRVTVTVVETTRVTITVVETTSVTVTVVETTRVTVTVVETTRVTITVVETTRVTITVVETSSVTITVVETSSVTITVVETTRVTITVVETTRVTITVVETTRVTITVVETTRVTITVVETTRVTITVVETTRVTITVVETSSVTITVVETSSVTITVVETSSVTITVVETSSVTITVVETTSVTITVVETTRVTVTVVETSSVTITVVETTSVTVTVVETSSVTITVNKRVAPLHSKFHTTTEVHLYRLKFSSTLEVQLHA